A region from the Bombyx mori chromosome 15, ASM3026992v2 genome encodes:
- the LOC101743986 gene encoding UDP-xylose and UDP-N-acetylglucosamine transporter isoform X2, which yields MNTGGRVGIAPKIPLKSYGILVTLFFISSVANNYVYALHVPSTLHMIIRSASSPASLLVYCLIKKQKPKLNKTVGSILISFGVALAMYGGAPPTEQKGKFIYWCIGVTILLSTLITGAFTGLQQEILYTKYGKHPDEMMFYTHAIPLPLFIGIYPQLKNISKNISLDVWVLIILSIISQYYCTHSVHKLGTTETTVTVTFILTLRKFASLLLSSVVFTNNLTVFHCIGTVFVALGTYVYFDYFISNKQVSVSLKDR from the exons ATGAACACAGGAGGGAGAGTAGGg ATTGCGCCAAAAATACCTTTAAAAAGCTATGGAATTTTGGTTACACTATTTTTCATATCAAGTGTAGCAAATAACTATGTCTATGCATTACATGTTCCATCCACTCTACATATGATTATAAG ATCTGCTTCATCACCAGCCAGTTTGTTGGtctattgtttaataaaaaaacaaaaaccaaaactGAACAAGACTGTAGGTTCGATTCTTATAAGTTTTGGGGTTGCTTTAGCTATGTATGGTGGTGCTCCCCCAACCGAGCAAAAAGGTAAATTCATTTATTGGTGCATAGGAGTCACTATATTGCTGTCAACACTGATAACCGGTGCATTCACTGGCCTTCAACAAGAAATACTTTACACAAAGTATGGGAAACATCCTGATGAG ATGATGTTTTATACCCACGCAATACCTTTGCCCCTGTTTATTGGAATTTATCCCCAGCTGAAGAATATCTCCAAGAACATAAGTTTGGATGTCTGGGTCCTTATTATATTAAGTATAATTTCTCAATATTATTGTACACATTCTGTCCACAAGTTAGGTACAACAGAAACAACAGTGACTGTCACTTTTATATTAACCTTAAGAAAATTTGCATCCTTATTATTATCTTCTGTAGTTTTCACCAACAATCTCACTGTGTTTCATTGTATTGGGACTGTATTTGTAGCACTAGGCACTTAtgtatattttgattattttattagtaataaacAAGTATCTGTAAGTCTTAAAGATAGATAG
- the Rbp1 gene encoding RNA-binding protein 1 isoform X3, which translates to MSRYREWDLSCKVYVGNLGTNASKYEIEKIFSKYGNIRNVWVARNPPGFAFVEFEDPRDAEDSVRGLDGTRCCGTRIRVEMSNGRTRRDRRSRSRSPRRRSYSRGRSMSPRRSPSVRRRSPSPRRSRSRDRRSRSDSKTRY; encoded by the exons ATGTCTCGCTACAGAGAATGGGATCTTTCTTGCAAAGTGTACGTGGGCAACTTGGGTACTAATGCGTCTAaatatgaaatagaaaaaatattttctaaatacGGTAACATACGTAACGTATGGGTAGCTCGAAATCCGCCCGGATTTGCATTTGTAGAATTCGAAGACCCCCGTGATGCTGAAGACTCTGTTCGTGGACTTGATGGAAC ACGCTGCTGTGGCACCAGGATTCGTGTCGAAATGTCAAATGGTCGCACAAGGAGAGACCGcag GTCACGCAGTCGTAGTCCCCGCCGCCGATCATACTCTCGCGGCCGGTCAATGTCTCCACGACGGTCGCCTTCAGTTCGCCGTCGCTCTCCTTCTCCCCGCCGTTCACGATCACGCGACCGTCGCAGTCGTTCTGACAGCAAAACCAG gtattgA
- the Rbp1 gene encoding RNA-binding protein 1 isoform X1, whose product MSRYREWDLSCKVYVGNLGTNASKYEIEKIFSKYGNIRNVWVARNPPGFAFVEFEDPRDAEDSVRGLDGTRCCGTRIRVEMSNGRTRRDRRSIFSTNHQHTNDLTTSLHNYGLLTNLTSAIAARINVLLDFCGRLTQLLRADEVTNNCVPITILLTAVT is encoded by the exons ATGTCTCGCTACAGAGAATGGGATCTTTCTTGCAAAGTGTACGTGGGCAACTTGGGTACTAATGCGTCTAaatatgaaatagaaaaaatattttctaaatacGGTAACATACGTAACGTATGGGTAGCTCGAAATCCGCCCGGATTTGCATTTGTAGAATTCGAAGACCCCCGTGATGCTGAAGACTCTGTTCGTGGACTTGATGGAAC ACGCTGCTGTGGCACCAGGATTCGTGTCGAAATGTCAAATGGTCGCACAAGGAGAGACCGcag GTCCATTTTTTCAACAAACCACCAACACACCAACGACCTCACCACATCTCTTCACAACTACGGCTTGTTAACCAATTTGACATCCGCGATCGCCGCTCGCATCAACGTCTTGCTCGACTTCTGCGGTCGTCTCACCCAACTGCTGCGTGCAGACGAAGTCACCAACAACTGCGTCCCCATAACAATCCTTCTCACAGCAGTCACCTAA
- the Rbp1 gene encoding RNA-binding protein 1 isoform X2 produces MSRYREWDLSCKVYVGNLGTNASKYEIEKIFSKYGNIRNVWVARNPPGFAFVEFEDPRDAEDSVRGLDGTRCCGTRIRVEMSNGRTRRDRSRSRSRSPRRRSYSRGRSMSPRRSPSVRRRSPSPRRSRSRDRRSRSDSKTRY; encoded by the exons ATGTCTCGCTACAGAGAATGGGATCTTTCTTGCAAAGTGTACGTGGGCAACTTGGGTACTAATGCGTCTAaatatgaaatagaaaaaatattttctaaatacGGTAACATACGTAACGTATGGGTAGCTCGAAATCCGCCCGGATTTGCATTTGTAGAATTCGAAGACCCCCGTGATGCTGAAGACTCTGTTCGTGGACTTGATGGAAC ACGCTGCTGTGGCACCAGGATTCGTGTCGAAATGTCAAATGGTCGCACAAGGAGAGACCGcag CAGGTCACGCAGTCGTAGTCCCCGCCGCCGATCATACTCTCGCGGCCGGTCAATGTCTCCACGACGGTCGCCTTCAGTTCGCCGTCGCTCTCCTTCTCCCCGCCGTTCACGATCACGCGACCGTCGCAGTCGTTCTGACAGCAAAACCAG gtattgA
- the Rbp1 gene encoding RNA-binding protein 1 (The RefSeq protein has 2 substitutions compared to this genomic sequence), with protein MSRYREWDLSCKVYVGNLGTNASKYEIEKIFSKYGNIRNVWVARNPPGFAFVEFEDPRDAEDSVRGLDGTRCCGTRIRVEMSNGRTRRDRRYFLNVDSYFLGPRIYYIICSFCLSKIYHWQLSLSFMKLDFLVLISFSIRDLEFNFIYFTILVDEI; from the exons ATGTCTCGCTACAGAGAATGGGATCTTTCTTGCAAAGTGTACGTGGGCAACTTGGGTACTAATGCGTCTAaatatgaaatagaaaaaatattttctaaatacGGTAACATACGTAACGTATGGGTAGCTCGAAATCCGCCCGGATTTGCATTTGTAGAATTCGAAGACCCCCGTGATGCTGAAGACTCTGTTCGTGGACTTGATGGAAC ACGCTGCTGTGGCACCAGGATTCGTGTCGAAATGTCAAATGGTCGCACAAGGAGAGACCGcaggtattttttaaatgttgactCTTACTTTCTGGGTCCaagaatttattatataatctgCTCATTTTGTTTATCAAAGATTTATCACTGGCAGTTGTCTCTTTCTTTTATGAAATTGGACTTTTTAGTGCTAATTTCTTTTTCTATCAGAGattttgagttttattttatttattttactatattagtTGATGAGATCTGA
- the LOC101743986 gene encoding UDP-xylose and UDP-N-acetylglucosamine transporter isoform X1: MSSIKKFVHVFVGCCSSAFLMEILMTKMPECATFITFLQFLFITVQGFVVTTKLGTIAPKIPLKSYGILVTLFFISSVANNYVYALHVPSTLHMIIRSASSPASLLVYCLIKKQKPKLNKTVGSILISFGVALAMYGGAPPTEQKGKFIYWCIGVTILLSTLITGAFTGLQQEILYTKYGKHPDEMMFYTHAIPLPLFIGIYPQLKNISKNISLDVWVLIILSIISQYYCTHSVHKLGTTETTVTVTFILTLRKFASLLLSSVVFTNNLTVFHCIGTVFVALGTYVYFDYFISNKQVSVSLKDR, from the exons ATGAGTTCAATCAAAAAGTTTGTACACGTATTCGTCGGTTGTTGCTCGAGTGCTTTCTTAATGGAAATTCTCATGACAAAAATGCCAGAGTGCGCTACTTTTATTACATTTCTTCAATTTTTATTCATAACTGTTCAAGGTTTTGTGGTAACAACAAAATTAGGAACA ATTGCGCCAAAAATACCTTTAAAAAGCTATGGAATTTTGGTTACACTATTTTTCATATCAAGTGTAGCAAATAACTATGTCTATGCATTACATGTTCCATCCACTCTACATATGATTATAAG ATCTGCTTCATCACCAGCCAGTTTGTTGGtctattgtttaataaaaaaacaaaaaccaaaactGAACAAGACTGTAGGTTCGATTCTTATAAGTTTTGGGGTTGCTTTAGCTATGTATGGTGGTGCTCCCCCAACCGAGCAAAAAGGTAAATTCATTTATTGGTGCATAGGAGTCACTATATTGCTGTCAACACTGATAACCGGTGCATTCACTGGCCTTCAACAAGAAATACTTTACACAAAGTATGGGAAACATCCTGATGAG ATGATGTTTTATACCCACGCAATACCTTTGCCCCTGTTTATTGGAATTTATCCCCAGCTGAAGAATATCTCCAAGAACATAAGTTTGGATGTCTGGGTCCTTATTATATTAAGTATAATTTCTCAATATTATTGTACACATTCTGTCCACAAGTTAGGTACAACAGAAACAACAGTGACTGTCACTTTTATATTAACCTTAAGAAAATTTGCATCCTTATTATTATCTTCTGTAGTTTTCACCAACAATCTCACTGTGTTTCATTGTATTGGGACTGTATTTGTAGCACTAGGCACTTAtgtatattttgattattttattagtaataaacAAGTATCTGTAAGTCTTAAAGATAGATAG